GCGGCGGGGCTTGCCGCGCCGGCGTCGGTGGGCGCCCTCGATGCCAGCCAGCCGCATCAGCCTCGCAACCGCCTTGCGGTTCCATCGGTGGCCGCGTTCGTGTAGCTCGGCGGTGAGCCGTCGGGCGCCGTAGACGCCGCGGTGCTCCGACCACGCCTGCCGGGTGACCTCGACGCGCTGCTGGTCGTGGCGTTCCCGCTCGGCGGCGCGTTGGCGTCCCTGTCGAACCCAGTCGTAGAAGGCGCTGTGGCCGACGCCGAGGAGCCGGCAGAGCAGACGGACCGGGTAGGTGGTCTTCTCCGCGGCGATGAACCGATACACCTCGGCCCGGTTCACCGCTCCGTCTCGCGTGCGAAGAAGACCGCGGCTTTTTTCAAGATCTCCTTCTCCAGCTCCAACTGGGCCACCTGCCGCCGCAACCGCAGCAGCTCGGCACGCTCATCGTCGCTGAGCAGCGACGACGACTGGCCGCCGTCGCGTTCCTGGCGCAGTTGGGCCACCCAGTTGCGCAGCGTCTCGTGGTTGACCCCCAACTCCCTGCCCACGTCACGGATCGTGCGGCCGGAATCCAGCACCAGCGCCGCGGCCTGACGCCGGAACTCCTCGGGGTACTTGCTCTGTCGAGCCAACGCGGTTTCCTCCTCCTCGGCAGGATGCCAAGTCAGGAGGTGTCCGGTCTCAGGGGGTCACTTCACCCGCAGCTTGCCGGTAGCGCTCACGGTGGGGGGTGTGAAGCTGCCTGTAGCGGTGCCCTGGTGGATCCAGTCAACACCCTGTCCGTCCACGTACTCGGCTCCGACGGTGATCTTTCCGCTGATCTTGGCGGTGTCGGTGACACCGGCGGCGAGTTCGACCTTTAGTGTCGGCTGAATTGCTGGCACGAAGCCCCAGATGGTTCCTAGAGGGATCGATGGGCCAATGTTGAAGGAGCACTTGACGGACGCTGGGGCGGTGATCGTGACGGCTCCTGCGACTTCCAGTTCGAACGCAACGCGCAGACGCTTGAGTTTGCCCAGTCCCCAGGATGCGTCCAGAAGGACTCGGGCGGACACGTCGACGGCGATGTCGGTGCGAAGCAGGTACCCGGCACATGGGGTGGTCGCTGCAGCAGCGGCTGGTATCTGTAGCTGCCCGCCGTCGTCGGCCAATAGTCGGCCTGCCAGGGACTTCGCTGCTGATGCGGGCGCCCCTGCTGCGAGGGCGCGGGTGTCGGCGCTGCCGGATACGCTGCCTGAGGGAAACGCCTCCTCGAGTGACACGGGTTCGGTACGGACGATCGTCTGTCCGGATCCGCCCGGCTGGGTGGAGGTCACTCGGGCTAGGATTCCCGCTCCCGTTGTGGGACTCGGGGGCACGAACAGGGCTTCGCCCACTTGCGGTGCCGCACCGGTCATGGTGACTGCGTCGGAGTCCGGTGACATGCTGACTACCTGCCGTGCGTCAACCACCTCCGTTGTCGCCGGCTTTTCGAGGCTGGCGGCAACCCCGGTGGAGATCCACCCGACGACGTCGGCGATGAGGTGGGTGGAACCGGTGTTGTTGTGGAGGGACACCTTTCCGCCGGCACCGACCTTCGCCACGACGAGATTCGGCGCTGTCTGGCCCTTAACAAGATTCAAGGTGCTGCTGGTAGGGCGGCTCTCCCCGGCGGGATAGACGGTAACAACGGTCGACGCAGTGGGCTGCGTGCCGGTCAGGTTGAACACCACCGCGCCGACCCCATCGGCGGGGACCCCACCCCGACCGGTGACCTGCACATCGATCGTCTTTCCCGCACCGACCGGACCCGTCGCGCTGGCGCCCAGCCCGGAACGGGTGTCGAGCAGACGGACTGGCGAAAGGCTTACATAGTCGCCGCCGACCGGCATCCATCCGAGGACGTCGGCGATGAGGTGGGTCGATCCGGTGTTGTTGTGGAGGGACACCTTTCCGCCGGCACCGACCTTCGCCACGACGAGATTCGGCGCTGTCTGGCCCTTAACAAGATTCAAGGTGCTGCTGGTAGGGCGGCTCTCCCCGGCGGGATAGACGGTAACAACGGTCGACGCAGTGGGCTGCGTGCCGGTCAGGTTGAACACCACCGCGCCGACCCCATCGGCGGGGACCCCACCCCGACCGGTGAC
This genomic interval from Micromonospora coxensis contains the following:
- a CDS encoding transposase, which translates into the protein MARQSKYPEEFRRQAAALVLDSGRTIRDVGRELGVNHETLRNWVAQLRQERDGGQSSSLLSDDERAELLRLRRQVAQLELEKEILKKAAVFFARETER